The sequence GTGCAGGCTTGTTGTGTAGATCCTCCGATCTTTCTGAATTGTTGATGGTCATGTTAAGATCTAATTTTTCAATCATGTTGTTTAAAACGATTATGATCTCTTTGTATAGATCGAGAGTTGGTTTAGGATTCTCTCTTGGAGCGACCGCTGTTACGGAATTCCTGGCAATCTCATTGAGTACGGTTGTAATGCCTTTGTAAAGTTCGATCCGACCGATCTCAGCGTCTAAAGTCGTAGATCTTGATTCTACCGGACCGCTATCTCTGAGACCAAGACCTGCCTCTTTAATCGGTTCTCCTGTAATTTCCAAAGGCAGTTCTTCTTGTATAAACTCAGCTGTAATGTAGAGTGCAACCTGCCTGAGGCCCTCGTCCCCCAGATGCTTGAACGACGGCATATAACCGGGAATACCATAGGCGATAGTCCTCATGAGGTCTGATAATTTTGGAAGCTCACCTGATTCGGTAGAACGGAATTTAAAAACCCCTCGTGTAAAGTCACGAGGGCGTGGGTGGGAATAAGGACCAATAAAGATGGAGGCAGGACCGTCACCCTGCCCTTTAGAGCCATGACAGAGAATGCAGCTCACCGAATAGATCCTTTTCCCCATCATGATGTCCGACTGGTTTGCCTTCTCCCATTCGGAGGCCATGCTCCATCCGATTGAGGGGTTGCAGAGAAGGAGGACCAAAAACAAGGGAACCCATGCATAGATTACGTTTTTCCTCTTTCCTCCCCTGATGAAGCTATTTATGTCACATTGGTTCTTCATAATATTATATTGGAATTTGCAATACATGTGCCATAGGTTAATTAAGATATATCCAATTGAAATTTAAGGATAAATACTCACTGAACTTTACAAAGTGGAATAATATTATGAAGGAGGGGGGCGGTTCACCCAGTAAATTTGGGCAAAAGGCTTAATATTCGATATTGGACAGAATGTCTAGGTGCATCAAGCCAGATAATGGGGTACATGGATTCCATTAGGCAATTTGATCGATTTTTTACTTTTGTTGGTCATCCCCAGAGAAACGACTCGTATGAGTTGTACTTTTGTCGCGAGTTTC comes from Candidatus Manganitrophaceae bacterium and encodes:
- a CDS encoding cytochrome c, yielding MYCKFQYNIMKNQCDINSFIRGGKRKNVIYAWVPLFLVLLLCNPSIGWSMASEWEKANQSDIMMGKRIYSVSCILCHGSKGQGDGPASIFIGPYSHPRPRDFTRGVFKFRSTESGELPKLSDLMRTIAYGIPGYMPSFKHLGDEGLRQVALYITAEFIQEELPLEITGEPIKEAGLGLRDSGPVESRSTTLDAEIGRIELYKGITTVLNEIARNSVTAVAPRENPKPTLDLYKEIIIVLNNMIEKLDLNMTINNSERSEDLHNKPAQAKSNYSKSVAVSRGKKVFHEMQCITCHGINGRGARTNMRDERGLPVMAANLAKPESFGNGNTPEDVYRTIMTGLNGTPMPSYSDLFEGNDEQAWDLVAYIGSLQDKYPATP